Proteins from a single region of Acetonema longum DSM 6540:
- a CDS encoding NADH peroxidase has translation MKKYVCAICGYVHEGDTPPAACPQCKAPASKFLEKSNSALSWADEHRIGVAAGVDAKVVEDLKMNFMGECTEVGMYLAMSRQADREGFPEVAEAYKRIAFEEAEHAAKFAELLGEVVYPSTQKNLQLRVDAEHGACQGKLDLAKRAKELGLDAIHDTVHEMCKDEARHGAAFKGLLDRYFGK, from the coding sequence ATGAAAAAATACGTCTGTGCTATCTGCGGCTATGTTCACGAAGGAGATACCCCGCCGGCCGCCTGTCCGCAATGTAAGGCGCCTGCTTCTAAATTTCTGGAAAAATCCAACAGTGCATTAAGCTGGGCGGATGAACACCGCATCGGTGTTGCTGCCGGCGTAGATGCAAAAGTTGTGGAAGATTTAAAAATGAACTTCATGGGGGAATGTACCGAGGTCGGCATGTATCTGGCTATGAGCCGTCAGGCCGATCGGGAAGGATTCCCCGAGGTGGCGGAAGCCTATAAGCGGATTGCGTTTGAAGAAGCGGAGCATGCCGCCAAATTTGCCGAGCTCTTAGGCGAGGTGGTATACCCCTCCACCCAAAAGAACCTGCAGCTGCGGGTGGACGCTGAGCACGGCGCCTGTCAGGGCAAGCTGGATCTGGCCAAACGGGCCAAAGAGCTGGGGCTGGACGCCATCCATGACACAGTCCATGAAATGTGCAAGGATGAAGCCCGACACGGCGCTGCCTTTAAAGGCCTGCTGGACAGGTATTTCGGCAAATAA